The Mycolicibacterium flavescens genome has a segment encoding these proteins:
- the echA8_2 gene encoding carnitinyl-CoA dehydratase, with translation MTINSTITEPGIVSVTVDYPPVNAIPSRGWFELADEITKAGANPETHVVILRATGRGFNAGVDIKEMQRTEGFTALIDANRGCYAAFKAVYECAVPVVAAVNGFCVGGGIGLVGNADVIVASDDATFGLPEVERGALGAATHLSRLVPQHMMRRLFFTAATVDAATLHHFGSVHEVVPRDQLDEAALRVARDIAAKDTRVIRAAKEALNLIDVQRVNSSYRMEQGFTFELNLAGVSDEHRDAFAGTEKGSK, from the coding sequence ATGACTATCAACTCGACCATCACCGAACCGGGAATCGTCTCGGTCACCGTCGACTACCCGCCGGTCAACGCGATTCCGTCGCGCGGCTGGTTCGAACTCGCCGACGAGATCACCAAGGCGGGAGCCAATCCGGAAACGCATGTCGTGATCCTGCGCGCCACCGGCCGAGGCTTCAACGCCGGTGTCGACATCAAGGAGATGCAACGCACGGAGGGCTTCACCGCGCTGATCGACGCCAACCGCGGCTGCTATGCGGCGTTCAAGGCGGTCTACGAGTGTGCGGTCCCGGTGGTCGCCGCCGTCAACGGATTCTGCGTCGGGGGCGGCATCGGTTTGGTCGGCAACGCCGACGTCATCGTCGCCTCGGACGACGCGACCTTCGGCCTGCCCGAGGTCGAGCGTGGCGCGCTCGGCGCGGCGACGCACCTGTCGCGTTTGGTGCCCCAGCACATGATGCGCCGGTTGTTCTTCACCGCCGCCACGGTCGATGCGGCGACGCTGCACCACTTCGGCTCGGTGCATGAGGTGGTTCCCCGCGATCAACTCGACGAGGCCGCGCTGCGCGTCGCGCGCGACATCGCCGCCAAGGACACCCGGGTGATCCGGGCGGCCAAGGAGGCGCTGAACTTGATCGACGTACAGAGGGTGAACTCCAGCTACCGCATGGAGCAGGGCTTCACGTTCGAGCTGAACCTCGCAGGCGTGTCAGACGAGCACCGCGACGCGTTCGCCGGCACCGAAAAGGGGTCCAAATGA